Part of the Acidimicrobiia bacterium genome, GAACGCGTCCATATCGATGTGAATGATTGGCTCGGCGAACCGCATGTCCCCAGCCTACCGCTCCGATCTCCCTCCGATCGGCCGGGGTTTGGTCCACCGCCCAACGGTTGGAGACTTCTACACTCGACCTCCATGGCCAATCTCATCCATCTCGTTCGACATGCAGAAGTTCACAATCCTCAACACCTCGTCTATGGCCGGCTCCCCCAATTCGGGCTGTCTGAAAGGGGGCAACGACAGGCTATCGAAGCCGCCCGTTACCTGGCCGGTCAACCCATCGTGGCCGTGTGGTCATCTCCACTGGAACGGGCACTACTAACCGCCAGCACCATCAGCGCCCGACACGGCCTGCCTGTACGAGTTGAGGAGAACCTGACCGAATGGGCTCTGAGCGACCTCTGGGCGGGCATCGTATGGGAAGACCTTCCAGAGCGGAGACCGGGCGAACTGGAGGCCTATCTGGCGCACCCATGGGACCTACCGTTTTCCCCCGAGTCACTCCAGGAACTCGGAGACCGTATGACCTCTGTCATCAGGGCCATAAACGAACGACATGCCGAGGGTGACGTCGTCATCGTCTCCCACCAGGACCCGGTTCAGGTTGCCCGGTTGGTTCTCACCGGAACCCCGCTCTCCGCACAACACACCGACAAGCCAAAACACGCCACGGTCCACACCTTCCAGCCATCGTCGGACTGGAAAGAGGCCGCCCGCTACGACCCTGAAGATCAAGAAGCATTCCCCCCAACTGAGTCCGTCGATCCCACTGAGGGGCTCGCCTAGACGGAGGTCGATCCCCCCAACCAGCAAAGCGAGTGACCGGGGGGAAGGGACCCATCGCCGAAACTCGATGGGAAGGAGGCTCGCTCCCCCCACCAAGCACGTAACCTGCCTCACACCGCCCCCAGCTGACAGGCTCCCTAACCCAGCCCTTGCAGGAACTCGCGATCCGTGTCAAAGGCGAGAGGTGGTAGTGCGTCGAGGTGGAAGTAGTCGGCTTCTTCGGCGTCGTCACCGGCAAGCAAAGCTCCGCCGGTAACCAACCCGGCGAACCAGATGCCAATGGTGAGTTTGTTGGGGTCGTGAAAGTTGGAGGCAACATGCAGGACATCGCCGATCTCAGCAATCAATCCGGTCTCTTCCAACAGCTCTCGTCGAGCAGCTTGCCTGACATCTTCGCCGTAGTCGACAAACCCGGCCGGAACAGACCAATACCCGGCTCTGGTCGCTCCCTTGGCCCGCTTGACCATGAGAATGCGACCGACCGTGTCGATGATCACGACGGCCGCTCCGACCCCTGGGTTTCGAAAGTGAACGAAAGAACACGATGGACACGACGCTCTCGGCTTGCCACCTTTGACGGCCACCCCAAGTTCGCTTCCACACCACGGACAGAACGTGTACGCACCTGGCCATTGGTGGGAGTGTGTCATAACTGGCATGGTACCGACCTGAGGTTCGAGACACACCCGGAGCAGCCATAATGGAGCCTATGCGACGCGGCACCGATACCCCTCCCACTCTGACCGGCGGTCTGCAAATGGTCGCGGCGATCACCACCGCCGTCGGGGCGGCTTTCTCCTCGGGCGCCACGGATCGGCAACTATTGGTCGGCCTCGGTCTCCTTCTCATCACCACAGTCGGCTTGGTCGGCCTCTTTCTCGCCCGCGGCAAGTGGGCCCGTCGATTCCTTTGGGCGCCACTTGCCGTCGAATCAGCCATGTTCGTCGTATTCGATACGGGATGGATCCCGCTGGCCTTCACTGCCCTGGCCGGCGTGGCGCTCGGTCTGCCGTCACTCGATGGCTGGGTTCGTCAACTCCGCAAGGCAGTTGCCCCTCCCAACGCCGCCGTACTTCTTCCGCTGACTCTCTTGGGTTCTTCTGCGGTCATCGGATTGCTCCGCGAACCAGGTCTTTGGGATTGGGCATTTTGCACGACAACTGTCGTGGTCGCCTGGTCATACGGCCGCGCTCACCTCGCCACCTTGTGGAGCCTCAGGATGATCTACCCGGTCCTGGGCCTTCTTGTGGCCTTCAGTGTCCCTGGGTGGCCCTCGCTGGCCATCGCTGCGTTCGTGACCGTCTGCTCGGCGCTCGCTTGGTCTCCAGGGGCCCTGCGGGCGGTACGCCCACTCGAGGCCCGGCGCGTTGATGCCCGGCCGGTGTTCGCCGAAATGACCCCCCCAGGCCTCATGGAAGAGATCGGTCGAGACCGTCACGGAAGGAAACATCCATGAGGCGCTATCCGAATCCCTGGTTCGCCATACCAACGTTGGTCGGCACGCTCATCGGGGCGGGCCTCGGTTGGTCGGTAACGAGCGCCACCTGTGGGCCGGAATCCTGCCCCGGCTGGGCAACCGTGGCGGCGGTTGTATCAGGGATCATCGCCATGGTGGGCGTCGGGACCGTGATGGTGCTCGCGATGCGGTCAGCCGAGGAATTCCGAAACGCCACGGCCGACCGCCGCCCGGAGTCAGGCCCTGGTTGCGAAGTCCCAGAAGATCCGGTCTAACGACCGAGGACCAGCGCCACGTTGTGGCCTCCGAACCCGAACGAGTTCGACATCGATACGCTCACGTCAGCTTTCCTCGGCTGGTTGGGTACGTAGTCCAGGTCACACTCTGGATCGGGGGTTTCAAGGTTGATCGTGGGAGGCAGAATACCGTTGCGCATTGCCAAAAGCGTCAGTACGGCCTCGGCAGCACCGGCTCCGCCCAGCAAATGGCCGGTCATCGATTTGGTCGACGAAACGGCCAGGTCGTAGGCGTGATCGCCAAATGCCAGCTTGATCGCAGCGGTTTCCGTCGCGTCGTTGGCGGCCGTCGAGGTTCCGTGTGCATTGATGTATCCGATGGCCTCAGGCGGCAAATCTGCATCTCGCAGCGCGGCGGTCATTGCGGCGGCCGCTCCGGTCCCGCCTGGCCGGGGCAAGGTCATGTGGTAGCCGTCTGACGACATTCCGTAACCGAGGATCTCCCCATAGATCGTCGCGCCGCGCTCCCCGGCTGCTTCGTAATCCTCCAGGACAAGCGCAGCTGCACCCTCGGCCAGTATGAAGCCATCGCGATCGGAATCGAAAGGCCGAGAGGCGCGCTCCGGTTCATCATTGCGAGTCGAAAGCGCTCTCGACTGATTGAAAGATCCCATTGCGAATTCATTGACGGCCGCTTCGGATCCGACCGCAACCATCACATCGGCTGCTCCCCGACGGATAATTTCAGCCGCGTCCCCGATGGCATTGGCTGACGCCGCACAGGCGGTCACGGTACACATCGACGGACCGAGCAGGTTATGGGCCATCGACACCACGCCGGCGCCCATGTTGGAAATCAGCTTGGGAATCGTATACGGATTGATGCGGCCGGGACCCCGCTCACGCAATACGTCGAGGCCCTCGATAAACGAGTCCATCCCACCGATCCCCACCCCGAGAACCACTCCGGCACGGCTCGCGGCCGGATCACCTTCTTCAAATGCAATCCCGGCGTCGGCCATCGCTTGATCGGCCGCGACCCGGGAAAACTGTGCAAATCGGTCGAGTAGTTTGGCCTCGCGTGACCCGAAGTACTCGGCGGCATCGAACCCTTTCACCTCGCCGGCAATCTGTGTGGCAAGCCGATCAGGATCGAAACGGGTAATCCGGGCTACCCCCGACCGACCCTCCATGATTGCCGTCCAGGTCGAGGCAACATCATGCCCGAGCGGGTTGATGGTGCCAAGACCCGTTACCGCTACGCGCCGCCGGGACATAGGAAGCTACGAAGCGAGTTTGGCGATGACGATGTCAACCGCCTGCCCGACGGTGGCGATGTCCTCGGCCTCTTCGTCGGGAATCGACACGCCGAACTCATCCTCCAGGGCCATGAGCAGCTCAACCACGCCAAGGGAGTCGACTTCGAGATCTTCTTCGAAACGAGCCGCATTATTCAGCTTGGCCTCATCGAGGCCTAGCTCGGACACAAGCAACCCGTTCATTCGTTTTTCGATTTCTGCACGATCCATGTTCGGATCCTCCTCCGTAGGTGTATTTCTATGTCTCAGAGAGCTATTCCGCCATCAACCACGAGTACGTGACCAGTAATATAGGCGGCCTCCGGAGAGGCAAGATAGCCGACTGCGCTGGCAACTTCTTGCGTTGTTCCCAATCGGCCAACCGCAATGCTGTCGGTCACGGCCGATTTCGCCCCTTCTCCAAGGGCATCTGTCATGTCGGTTTCGATGAATCCCGGGGCAACGACATTCACGGTGATATTGCGTGATCCGACTTCTTTGGAGACCGATTTGGAGAATCCAATGATGCCCGCCTTCGATGCGGCGTAGTTCGCCTGACCCGGATTGCCTGCGATACCAGATACCGAGGACACCGAAATGACGCGACCCCAACGCGCCCGGACCATGCCCTTCATGGCGCGGCGCGTACACAGATAGACAGAGGACAAATTCGTAACCAGGACGTCTGACCAATCAGCTTCGCTCATTCGCATCAGGAGACCGTCGCGGGTGATTCCTGCATTGTTCACAAGCACCTCTACGGGCCCGAAGGCAGATTCGACGGTCGTGAACATGGCCTCGACGGCCAACGCATCACCGACGTCAGCCCCGACCGCGATGGCCGTTCCTCCGGTCGCGACGATGGCAGCCACCACTTCTTCGGCTGCGTCAGCCCGCGTGCTGTAGTTGACGGCGACCCGATGCCCGTCGGCCGCCAATCGCTCACAGATGGCCCGACCAATGCCCCGGGATCCGCCGGTGACGAGAGCGACTCGTCCCGGCTCGCTCATGGGTTGCCGGCTCCGTCGCCAGGAACATCATTACGCCCGAAGTAGTCGAGGTTCGGTTGAATCAGGTCGATGCCGGTGAGATCACTCGAAGGGAACTCCACCTGATAATCCTCGATTGGGGTAATCCGATCGCCCCACTGAAACGTAGCGGCCGCCCACGTCAATCCAGCCCCGAACGCGGCAAAAACCAGCTTGGCACCCGGCTGAATTCGCCCTTCTTCGAGGGCTTCCGCCAGGGCGATCGGGATCGTCGCCCCTGACGTGTTGCCGTAGGAGGCAATGTTCACAAACACTTTCGACTCGTCGAGTCCCAGGCGACGAGTCGCCGCATCAATGATCCGTACGTTGGCCTGATGCGGGATCATGAGATCGACATCGTCGGCTTCCCAACCGGCCTCTGCCAGAACTCGTTCCGACGAATCGGCCATCATGGTGACTGCTCGCCTGAACACTTCGGAGCCGCCCATTTGAATCGCCCGGTTCGAGGTAACCGGTTCATCGGTATAGCCACTGATTCCGCTTTGCGGAGCCCATAACAATTCTTCGGTCCCAACCTCAAGACCCATCTCAGAAGAGATGAGACCGATGGGTTCATCCTGCTCGACCGCCTCGAGCAAGACTGCGCCGGCTCCGTCGCCAAACAGGACAGCCGTCGTGCGATCGCGAAAGTTCACATATTTGTGCAACTTTTCCGATCCAATAACCAGAGCGCACTTGCTGGTGCCACCCTTGATCATGTTCGTGGCCACGATCAGCGAGTACAAAAAGCCACTGCAGGCCGCGTTGAGGTCGAAAGCAGCCGCGTTCGTAGCGCCCAGTTTGGTTTGCGCCCAGGCGGCGGCCGACGGCAACAACGTGTCGGGCGAACAGGTTGCCAGCACGATCAAGTCAACATCTTCGGGCGTCTTACCGGCCGCCGCGATGGCTTGGCGACCGGCGAGCGCCGCCATGTCAGAAGTTTCGACTTCGGCAATCCGACGTTCTTTGATGCCGGTTCTTGTCGAAATCCACTCATCCGACGTGTCCATGATCGTCTCAAGATCGGCGTTCGACAGGATCGCAGGAGGAATCGCCTTCCCCCACCCGGTGATGGTCGCGTATCGCACTGGCTACTCCTCCAAGAAACTTGTTGGGTGGACTCTAGAGCGCAAGTCGGTCAACCGCAGCCTCAAGCGACGCCGGGTCATTCACAATAAGCACTTCTGCGCTTGGCGCCGACCGTTTGGCCATACCGGCCGTCACGTCCCCTGGTCCCACATGTACAAAGACGTCGACCCCCGCCTCGGCCATGTTCGCCAAAGACTCCTCAAAGCGGACTGGCGACGTTAGCTGTTCAACCAGAGTGTCCCCCACCGGCCCGACCAAGGGTGCGGCAGTCACATTTCCGTATACGTCGAATCGAGCCGTCCCAAACGCTACGTCCGCAACGGCGGCGGCCAACTCCCGGGCAGCGGGAGCCATGAAAGGCGTATGGAAGGCTCCTGCCACGTTGAGCTTGACCGCCCTTCTGACCCCGAGATAGCGAGCGTTGTCGACCACCCAGTCAATATCGGGTTCGCCACCAGCCACCACCACTTGACCGGGAGCGTTGAGGTTGGCAACCCACAGACGACCCCCGGATTCCCGCCGTTCAGCAGCGATCGCTTCGGCAACGTCCGGGGCAGCCCCCAACAGGGCAGCCATCGCTGACGGCTCCCGGTCGGCGGCGGCAGCCATCGCCTGGCCCCGCTTGGCAACCAGTCGCAGACCGTCATCAAAACTCAGAACCCCGGCTGCCGTCAGTGCGGTGTATTCGCCGAGCGAGTGACCAGCCGCGGCGATCGGGGGGATACGCACTCGTTTTGAAAAAGCCTCCCATTGAGCGAAGGCGAGGGCGTAGAGAGCCGGCTGAGCATGCTCCGTCCGGGTGAGTGCGTCTTCGGGGCCATCGAGACACATCTGCTTGAGAGACCAACCAAGAAGCTCGTCTGCTCGATCAACGAGAAGACGAGGATCCG contains:
- the fabF gene encoding beta-ketoacyl-ACP synthase II encodes the protein MSRRRVAVTGLGTINPLGHDVASTWTAIMEGRSGVARITRFDPDRLATQIAGEVKGFDAAEYFGSREAKLLDRFAQFSRVAADQAMADAGIAFEEGDPAASRAGVVLGVGIGGMDSFIEGLDVLRERGPGRINPYTIPKLISNMGAGVVSMAHNLLGPSMCTVTACAASANAIGDAAEIIRRGAADVMVAVGSEAAVNEFAMGSFNQSRALSTRNDEPERASRPFDSDRDGFILAEGAAALVLEDYEAAGERGATIYGEILGYGMSSDGYHMTLPRPGGTGAAAAMTAALRDADLPPEAIGYINAHGTSTAANDATETAAIKLAFGDHAYDLAVSSTKSMTGHLLGGAGAAEAVLTLLAMRNGILPPTINLETPDPECDLDYVPNQPRKADVSVSMSNSFGFGGHNVALVLGR
- the fabD gene encoding ACP S-malonyltransferase, encoding MNYALLFPGQGAQYVGMGSHLFEADPRLLVDRADELLGWSLKQMCLDGPEDALTRTEHAQPALYALAFAQWEAFSKRVRIPPIAAAGHSLGEYTALTAAGVLSFDDGLRLVAKRGQAMAAAADREPSAMAALLGAAPDVAEAIAAERRESGGRLWVANLNAPGQVVVAGGEPDIDWVVDNARYLGVRRAVKLNVAGAFHTPFMAPAARELAAAVADVAFGTARFDVYGNVTAAPLVGPVGDTLVEQLTSPVRFEESLANMAEAGVDVFVHVGPGDVTAGMAKRSAPSAEVLIVNDPASLEAAVDRLAL
- a CDS encoding NUDIX hydrolase, translated to MTHSHQWPGAYTFCPWCGSELGVAVKGGKPRASCPSCSFVHFRNPGVGAAVVIIDTVGRILMVKRAKGATRAGYWSVPAGFVDYGEDVRQAARRELLEETGLIAEIGDVLHVASNFHDPNKLTIGIWFAGLVTGGALLAGDDAEEADYFHLDALPPLAFDTDREFLQGLG
- a CDS encoding histidine phosphatase family protein gives rise to the protein MANLIHLVRHAEVHNPQHLVYGRLPQFGLSERGQRQAIEAARYLAGQPIVAVWSSPLERALLTASTISARHGLPVRVEENLTEWALSDLWAGIVWEDLPERRPGELEAYLAHPWDLPFSPESLQELGDRMTSVIRAINERHAEGDVVIVSHQDPVQVARLVLTGTPLSAQHTDKPKHATVHTFQPSSDWKEAARYDPEDQEAFPPTESVDPTEGLA
- the fabG gene encoding 3-oxoacyl-[acyl-carrier-protein] reductase, giving the protein MSEPGRVALVTGGSRGIGRAICERLAADGHRVAVNYSTRADAAEEVVAAIVATGGTAIAVGADVGDALAVEAMFTTVESAFGPVEVLVNNAGITRDGLLMRMSEADWSDVLVTNLSSVYLCTRRAMKGMVRARWGRVISVSSVSGIAGNPGQANYAASKAGIIGFSKSVSKEVGSRNITVNVVAPGFIETDMTDALGEGAKSAVTDSIAVGRLGTTQEVASAVGYLASPEAAYITGHVLVVDGGIAL
- a CDS encoding ketoacyl-ACP synthase III: MRYATITGWGKAIPPAILSNADLETIMDTSDEWISTRTGIKERRIAEVETSDMAALAGRQAIAAAGKTPEDVDLIVLATCSPDTLLPSAAAWAQTKLGATNAAAFDLNAACSGFLYSLIVATNMIKGGTSKCALVIGSEKLHKYVNFRDRTTAVLFGDGAGAVLLEAVEQDEPIGLISSEMGLEVGTEELLWAPQSGISGYTDEPVTSNRAIQMGGSEVFRRAVTMMADSSERVLAEAGWEADDVDLMIPHQANVRIIDAATRRLGLDESKVFVNIASYGNTSGATIPIALAEALEEGRIQPGAKLVFAAFGAGLTWAAATFQWGDRITPIEDYQVEFPSSDLTGIDLIQPNLDYFGRNDVPGDGAGNP
- the acpP gene encoding acyl carrier protein — protein: MDRAEIEKRMNGLLVSELGLDEAKLNNAARFEEDLEVDSLGVVELLMALEDEFGVSIPDEEAEDIATVGQAVDIVIAKLAS